A genome region from Triticum aestivum cultivar Chinese Spring chromosome 2B, IWGSC CS RefSeq v2.1, whole genome shotgun sequence includes the following:
- the LOC123044643 gene encoding protein LTO1 homolog produces MDFLEPTLALDETHYQEGYTNGYDDGLVSGKEEGRQVGLKNGFQAGEELGFYQGCLDVWMSVIRLDQDAFSARVRKYMEQLAALVSNYPLSDPEDEQLQSMMREIRLKFSIITGSLGAKLGYEGRPMSSEQDIEDM; encoded by the coding sequence ATGGATTTTCTTGAACCAACATTAGCCTTAGATGAGACACATTATCAAGAGGGTTATACAAATGGGTATGATGATGGCCTGGTATCTGGAAAGGAAGAGGGGAGGCAGGTTGGCTTAAAGAATGGTTTCCAGGCAGGCGAAGAACTGGGATTCTATCAGGGCTGCTTGGATGTGTGGATGTCAGTAATTCGCCTTGATCAAGATGCATTCTCAGCTCGGGTGAGGAAATACATGGAGCAACTAGCTGCACTTGTGAGCAACTATCCTTTGTCTGATCCAGAGGATGAGCAACTTCAAAGCATGATGAGGGAGATAAGACTGAAATTCAGCATTATCACGGGAAGCTTAGGAGCAAAATTGGGGTATGAAGGTCGCCCCATGTCATCTGAGCAAGACATCGAGGATATGTAG